The Aspergillus chevalieri M1 DNA, chromosome 5, nearly complete sequence genome includes a region encoding these proteins:
- the dppV gene encoding dipeptidyl peptidase DppV (COG:O;~EggNog:ENOG410PHIG;~InterPro:IPR001375,IPR011042,IPR029058;~MEROPS:MER0000263;~PFAM:PF00326;~SECRETED:SignalP(1-18);~go_function: GO:0008236 - serine-type peptidase activity [Evidence IEA];~go_process: GO:0006508 - proteolysis [Evidence IEA]) has translation MGPFRWFSVLAAASAALAITPEQLISAPSRSEAIPNPSGDVALFSTSQYSFETHESSFWWSLIDLKTGKINRLTNDSDVSEIVWLGDFSILYINSTNANIPGGVELWVSDISDFKNGYKAASLPASFSGLKAITTGTGDIRFIAYAQSYGNGTAYNEKLAITPRSSARIYDSIYVRHWDSYLTTKFNAVFSGTLKATNTSSTNGKPRYILGGSLRNLVSPIRNAESPYPPFGTSSDYDLSPDGKWVAFKSKAPDLPKANLTTSYIYLVPHDGSKKPIAINGPQSAAKPKGIDGDSSNPVFSPGSDKLAYFQMKDNDYESDRRTLYLYSIGTDSTIPSLARDWDRSPDTAKWTADGKTLLVTSEDKGRSRLFSLPDTAGDDFKPKNFTDGGAVTSYYQLPDSTWLVTGSALWTSWNVYIASPEKGIIKTLASANEIDPELKGLGAADIDEFYYQGNWTDIQSFLVYPENFDKSKTYPLLFYIHGGPQGSWADSWSTRWNAKVFADQGYVVVAPNPTGSTGFGDALTDAIQNNWGGSPYDDLVKGWEYVSNNFDFIDTDHGVAAGASYGGFMINWIQGNDLGRKFKALVSHDGSFIADAKINTEELWFAQHENNGTYWNNRDNYRLWDPSAPEHILQWDTPMLVIHSDHDYRLPVSEGVALFNVLQERGIPSRLLNFPDENHWVQDPENSLVWHQQVLGWLNRYSGVEAGNAQAVSLDNTTVEVVNYNP, from the exons ATGGGACCGTTCCGATGGTTTTCCGTCCTTGCTGCGGCGTCGGCTGCTCTGGCCATAACCCCCGA GCAACTTATATCTGCTCCAAGCAGAAGCGAAGCTATCCCCAATCCATCTGGC GATGTCGCACTATTTTCCACGTCACAGTATTCCTTCGAAACTCACGAGTCCTCGTTCTGGTGGAGTCTGATCGACCTGAAGACTGGGAAGATCAACCGACTCACGAACGATAGCGATGTCTCCGAAATTGTGTGGCTGGGAGACTTTAGTATCTTATATATCAACAGCACTAACGCAAACATTCCTGGCGGTGTGGAACTATGGGTTTCCGATATTTCTGACTTCAAGAATGG ATACAAGGCAGCTTCATTGCCGGCTTCTTTCTCGGGCCTGAAAGCCATCACCACGGGAACCGGAGATATCCGATTTATTGCATATGCACAGTCGTATGGCAATGGTACAGCGTATAATGAGAAATTGGCCATTACTCCTCGGAGTTCTGCCCGGATCTACGACAGTATCTACGTGCGACATTGGGATTCATACCTCACTACGAAGTTTAATGCTGTCTTCTCCGGTACCTTGAAGGCTACAAACACGTCTAGCACTAATGGAAAGCCTCGCTATATCTTGGGAGGCTCGTTGCGGAACTTGGTCTCACCTATCAGGAATGCTGAGTCCCCTTATCCTCCGTTCGGAACGTCGTCGGACTATGATCTCTCCCCGGATGGAAAGTGGGTAGCTTTCAAGAGCAAGGCCCCAGACCTTCCAAAGGCGAACTTAACAACCTCATATATTTACCTTGTTCCTCATGATGGCTCCAAGAAACCGATTGCCATCAACGGTCCCCAAAGCGCAGCCAAACCCAAGGGGATTGATGGGGATTCCAGCAACCCTGTGTTCTCCCCGGGAAGCGATAAGCTGGCATACTTCCAGATGAAAGACAACGATTACGAATCAGACCGCCGCACGTTGTATTTGTACAGCATTGGCACCGACTCTACCATTCCTAGTCTTGCGAGAGACTGGGATCGGTCTCCGGACACCGCAAAATGGACTGCAGATGGAAAGACCTTGTTGGTTACCAGTGAAGACAAAGGCCGCTCCAGGCTTTTCTCCCTCCCAGATACTGCAGGGGATGACTTTAAGCCCAAGAACTTCACTGACGGCGGTGCTGTGACGTCTTACTACCAGCTTCCTGACTCTACTTGGCTGGTCACCGGCAGTGCTCTCTGGACTAGCTGGAACGTTTACATCGCGAGCCCAGAGAAAGGCATCATCAAGACTTTGGCTTCTGCCAACGAGATCGATCCTGAGCTCAAGGGACTGGGTGCTGCTGACATTGACGAGTTTTATTACCAGGGGAACTGGACCGAT ATCCAATCTTTCCTCGTATATCCAGAAAACTTTGACAAGAGCAAAACATATCCTCTCTTGTTCTACATCCATGGCGGTCCTCAGGGTTCCTGGGCTGACTCTTGGAGTACACGATGGAATGCAAAGGTGTTCGCAGACCAGGGATACGTGGTCGTTGCACCTAACCCAACAGGTAGTACCGGTTTTGGCGATGCTCTTACAGATGCTATTCAGAACAACTGGG GAGGTTCGCCCTACGACGACCTGGTCAAAGGCTGGGAATACGTCAGCAACAACTTCGACTTTATCGACACAGACCACGGCGTAGCAGCGGGAGCCAGTTACGGTGGATTCATGATCAACTGGATCCAGGGTAACGACCTgggccgcaagtttaaagccCTCGTCAGCCACGACGGCAGCTTCATCGCAGATGCAAAGATCAACACAGAAGAGTTATGGTTTGCCCAGCATGAG AACAACGGCACCTACTGGAACAACCGCGACAACTACCGCCTCTGGGACCCCTCTGCCCCCGAACACATCCTCCAATGGGATACTCCCATGCTCGTCATCCACAGTGACCACGATTATCGTCTCCCTGTATCAGAGGGCGTGGCGCTTTTCAACGTTCTCCAGGAGCGCGGCATTCCTAGTCGTCTTCTGAATTTCCCGGACGAGAACCATTG GGTCCAAGATCCCGAGAACAGTCTCGTGTGGCACCAGCAGGTGCTGGGTTGGTTGAACCGGTACTCCGGCGTGGAGGCGGGGAATGCGCAAGCAGTGAGCTTGGATAATACGACTGTTGAGGTTGTTAATTATAATCCTTAA